The Podospora pseudocomata strain CBS 415.72m chromosome 3, whole genome shotgun sequence genome window below encodes:
- a CDS encoding hypothetical protein (COG:H; EggNog:ENOG503P99J) produces the protein MPRKVRYNLAASLDGFIATPTGSYSWIVDDKTIDFDSLYAQFSCFVMGRTTHEAYLAMDPAENPLRAYYKTGNVVVVGDTLDRDLETQVEVVKLGEVESFVRALKGREGGKDGDIWLMGGGKLAGEMLRLGLVDTVEVAVMPVLLGEGVKMFEGKGREDGWRLELRGCERKETGILMLEYDVLYEEPWK, from the coding sequence ATGCCCCGCAAAGTCCGGTAcaacctcgccgcctcgCTCGACGGCTTCATAGCCACCCCCACCGGCTCCTACAGCTGGATCGTCGATGACAAGACAATTGATTTCGATAGCCTGTACGCCCAGTTCAGCTGCTTTGTCATGGGCCGAACAACACACGAGGCATATCTTGCCATGGACCCCGCAGAGAACCCTTTGCGGGCTTATTACAAAACAGGGAacgtggttgttgttggcgacaCCCTGGATCGAGATCTGGAGACACAGGTTGAGGTTGTGAAGCTAGGGGAGGTGGAGTCTTTTGTCAGGGCGCtcaaggggagggaggggggaaaggatgGTGATATCTGGCTCATGGGTGGGGGCAAGTTGGCGGGGGAGATGCTGAGGTTGGGACTGGTTGAcacggtggaggtggcggttATGCCGGtgttgctgggggagggggtgaagatgtttgagggaaagggaagagaggatgggtggaggttggagttGAGGGGATGTGAGAGGAAAGAGACGGGGATTTTGATGCTGGAGTATGATGTTCTTTATGAGGAGCCCTGGAAATGA
- a CDS encoding hypothetical protein (EggNog:ENOG503P3X1): MGQQYSRLRQRRNADRLRDLAPRRTSGREDALPNLDYQTLWNALNNVAAYINRRNGNVTVIAVGGAVNTIHLRSRNATHDVDFFNNQLTVNDYELLINGAKDAVRRDRRLTEEWFNNRTIFFIPQERRDELTEEALLIHEVIFRAAGLTVLAAPWQYSFSCKVDRLSGGGLNSAQSYDLDDAVQYIHRYLLQRGGRQVNKSTVRGWFVHYQLQWTHANETVIARVNAAYRARFHVNYDVIV; the protein is encoded by the coding sequence ATGGGTCAACAGTATTCTCGCCTGCGACAACGGCGCAATGCCGACCGACTCCGTGATCTGGCACCACGGAGAACCTCCGGACGTGAGGATGCCCTCCCCAATCTGGACTATCAAACGCTTTGGAATGCCCTCAACAACGTTGCTGCTTACATCAACCGTCGCAATGGCAACGTGACGGTAATCGCAGTCGGCGGCGctgtcaacaccatccacTTGCGAAGCCGCAATGCAACACACGACGTTGACTTTTTCAACAACCAGTTGACGGTCAATGATTACGAGCTTCTGATCAATGGTGCCAAGGATGCGGTTAGGCGTGACCGGCGGCTCACCGAGGAGTGGTTCAACAACCGCACCATTTTCTTCATCCCCCAGGAACGGCGCGATGAGCTGACGGAGGAggccctcctcatccacgaAGTCATCTTCCGCGCGGCGGGCCTGACCGTGCTGGCGGCACCATGGCAGTACTCCTTCTCCTGCAAGGTGGACCGTCTATCCGGGGGCGGACTCAATAGTGCGCAGAGCTATGATCTCGACGATGCCGTGCAGTATATACATCGTTATCTGCTGCAGCGCGGTGGAAGACAGGTGAACAAGTCGACAGTGCGGGGGTGGTTTGTGCATTATCAACTGCAGTGGACGCACGCCAATGAAACTGTGATTGCGCGTGTGAATGCGGCCTATCGGGCCAGGTTCCATGTGAATTACGATGTCATTGTGTGA
- the HELLF gene encoding Prion amyloid fibrils-forming protein (EggNog:ENOG503PD47; COG:S), with the protein MDPFSVTASAVALATAALQSAKALHDLVDGLADAPHSVSHSKSLLSQTQTMLGTLARTLETNCAPDTVDAVLKEIELNKVLESTKSICQGFTAAMARVTSHSTDSHFSKRDRLVVYFKDTKINKLNRDLADCQRTITMVLSSITLIVSSRTSGNIDQLRTQFATQEQALANLSAQLSIREPEPQADDNSIAAEGDSSARLTDSLRDVCQKTLSATRAWRTGQKFGDMKTDDHSIAMQGIVGVAQPGVDQSFGSLTTTKSSRAFQGQMDAGSFSNLFSK; encoded by the exons ATGGATCCCTTCAGCGTTACTGCCAGTGCTGTAGCCCTTGCGACTGCCGCGTTACAGAGCGCTAAGGCTCTTCACGACCTGGTTGATGGACTCGCGGATGCGCCACATTCTGTTTCGCACAGCAAGAGCCTTCTTTCCCAGACCCAAACAATGTTAGGAACTCTAGCGCGAACACTCGAAACGAATTGTGCGCCTGACACAGTTGATGCCGTTCTCAAGGAGATAGAGCTTAACAAGGTGTTAGAGTCGACAAAGTCTATTTGTCAAGGATTCACAGCTGCCATGGCAAGAGTTACCAGCCATTCAACGGATTCGCATTTCAGCAAACGCGACAGACTCGTCGTATACTTTAAAGACACAAAGATAAATAAACTAAACAGAGATTTGGCGGACTGTCAAAGAACCATCACGATGGTTCTATCTTCAATCACGCT GATTGTTTCGAGCCGCACCTCTGGGAATATCGATCAGCTTCGGACTCAATTTGCTACACAGGAGCAGGCTCTAGCCAATCTGAGTGCACAACTATCGATAAGAGAACCAGAGCCACAAGCAGATGACAACAGCATAGCTGCTGAGGGAGACTCGAGCGCGCGGTTAACGGATAGCCTTAGAGATGTCTGCCAGAAGACTCTGTCGGCGACCCGCGCATGGCGTACCGGTCAGAAGTTTGGTGATATGAAGACAGACGACCATTCGATTGCTATGCAAGGGATAGTCGGCGTGGCACAGCCAGGCGTGGACCAGTCGTTTGGCAGCCTAACGACCACGAAGAGTAGCCGTGCATTTCAAGGGCAAATGGATGCAGGCTCTTTTAGCAACCTCTTCAGCAAATGA
- a CDS encoding hypothetical protein (EggNog:ENOG503NWWJ; COG:G; CAZy:GT15), whose product MKFLLHPSLQAISRRLPRSRRVNLVFRLSALILLLSVLEAFYHSQVSLSIPRPAEHHNLDEPFSIGCQDVSKLVTRPRESAVLVMLARNSELKEARKTVENVEERFNKWFNYPVLFLNNEPWSEEFVRGMKEVVSGEVRFEVIPEGIWGPTAGLTEEVVGEYLRKQKEEGVYKGEIEGYHHMCRFYSGEFYNLDALKEYKYYWRLEPGVSYGCSLTYDPFVMMADRGKKYGYTVALWEEPNTCPSLFRTVDEFRTQNNIPMHPNWKAMIDEETNWLLKPAPIRWLLGKVLRREHYDIKGEKWNLCHYWSNFEIADLDFFRGEQYQKLFRHLDKTGGFYRERWGDAPIHSLAVHLLLGAEEMHHFSDVGYYHEPFWQCPQNAKGKQLLDNEMIGKAPKGMGEEQEGGHGCRCECGLGKKGDWRRRNNRGICLEKLQRPAAYVRPSWWDLRRRRWPYSVGFDEEGRYVM is encoded by the exons ATGAAATTTCTCCTCCATCCTTCTCTCCAAGCCATATCGCGCCGCCTGCCCCGCTCCCGTCGCGTGAACCTCGTGTTCAGACTCTCGGCGCTGATACTCCTGCTCTCCGTCCTCGAGGCCTTCTACCACAGCCAGGTGTCGCTGTCGATCCCCCGACCGGCCGAACATCATAATCTTGACGAGCCGTTCTCGATTGGATGTCAGGATGTTTCCAAGCTGGTGACGCGGCCGCGGGAGAGCGCGGTGCTGGTCATGCTGGCGAGGAACAgcgagctcaaggaggcgaggaagacggtggagaatgtggaggagaggtttaACAAGTGGTTCAACTACCCGGTGCTGTTTCTGAACAATGAGCCCTGGAGCGAGGAGTTTGTCAGGGGGATGAAGGAGGTTGTGagtggggaggtgaggtttgAGGTCATACCCGAGGGGATATGGGGACCGACTGCGGGGttgacggaggaggtggtgggggagtatTTGAGGAAGcagaaggaagagggggtgtATAAGGGGGAGATTGAGGGGTATCATCATATGTGTCGGTTTTATTCTGG TGAATTCTACAACCTCGACGCCCTGAAAGAATACAAATACTACTGGCGCCTCGAGCCAGGCGTCAGCTACGGCTGCTCCCTCACCTACGACCCCTTCGTCATGATGGCCGACCGCGGCAAAAAATACGGCTACACTGTCGCCCTCTGGGAGGAACCCAACACGTGCCCCTCGTTATTCCGAACCGTCGACGAGTTCCGAACGCAAAACAACATCCCCATGCACCCCAACTGGAAAGCCATGATTGACGAGGAGACGAACTGGCTGCTGAAACCGGCGCCCATCCGCTGGCTGCTTGGGAAGGTCCTCCGTCGAGAACACTACGACATCAAGGGCGAGAAGTGGAATTTGTGTCACTATTGGTCCAACTTTGAAATTGCAGACTTGGATTTCTTCAGAGGGGAACAATACCAGAAACTGTTTAGACATTTGGATAAAACGGGGGGTTTTTACCGGGAGAGGTGGGGAGATGCGCCGATTCACTCGCTGGCGGTGCACTTGCTGCttggggcggaggagatgcaTCATTTTAGTGATGTTGGGTATTATCATGAGCCTTTTTGGCAGTGTCCTCAGAATGCCAAGGGGAAGCAGCTTTTGGATAATGAGATGATTGGCAAGGCACCGAAGGGGATGGGTGAGGAGCAGGAAGGGGGCCATGGGTGTAGGTGTGAGtgcgggttggggaagaagggagactggaggaggaggaataaTAGGGGGATTTGTCTGGAGAAGTTGCAAAGGCCGGCGGCGTATGTGAGGCCTAGTTGGtgggatttgaggaggaggaggtggccgTATTCGGTTgggtttgatgaggaggggagataTGTGATGTAG
- a CDS encoding hypothetical protein (EggNog:ENOG503PW2T): MSLPFEISQIHGALALAYRVIEIGWSNIHDAHEQYLEFGQDIKDLRISLLNLAGAIDQADRGSLLNNRPTTAAANNFHHVLGNFTGVLEECLRLFERHSTYGRNRGPIYNWRWFLLVKDEVMMLRERIAFLNIKLSVAFKALEIETSDGTRRLIVGVGELLLQRFDLLEARLSVMLGQPRPAEPERVLEIPQPLEDLLVAIAISKHGSLSSMPLAQGIDETIFYLDRATCWHARRRVEQPTEQILASQIANMIRAYWTLQATRSGNECMEVSSRATIDDLEAHFPRLGMTVQRYLHKLGERIFDAHDALAQNGSQVPTWAQVRDALHREQHSWDEHCGWRPPQHDENDPRRGEKIFTCRLQDHNTAEQYLEIWQHDAKNNQQLTMIICVANRDTVYQVDRTSLMVIPSDDSLVQGNDFYSIIVNPSHLGGQAGFRLAFHTKGALFDLQQFFTGYRVVDDLFGAKIILQQAEGVLRGTQRRSTGRVQLWSSTVRPTGRALPKEILTSSTSTLRNLPGMGFNPSTPPPVLPPLGSFSRLTLSQEPALTPATSPTSSSQSVETPPPIMSSFQQTPFPNGNNRFSGNSCNSNSFWQHPMLLAQVGGATQSSPVPQRYSTQSDDFQTTLTSPVSPVQRSNANTNRPLPRRPSVAFSVTSQSSAVSVASTTQSAAMIQVGPRGTMGCIIQAPEPPRLVLFIRGRTSAEPSSLLAIDINSNIRINPDLCKCRQGRSEHPQARQQVAPSQCCQVVLQPAGGRDKIYAKETAAPEDTKSVNNKKKNNGGGTEGVSTWNLASAGRFQQYNDLSKGGMKQVKKLKLVTIEFGSVQARQRFVTNFNDLKELYSKYAVV; encoded by the exons ATGTCGCTGCCCTTTGAGATATCGCAGATTCACGGTGCTCTTGCTCTCGCCTACAGGGTTATTGAGATTGGATGGAGTAACATCCATGACGCTCACGAACAATACCTCGAGTTCGGACAGGACATCAAGGACCTAAGAATCAGTCTTCTCAACCTCGCTGGCGCCATTGACCAAGCCGATCGTGGTTCACTCCTCAACAATAGGCCGACTaccgctgctgccaacaaCTTCCACCATGTGCTCGGCAATTTCACCGGCGTCCTTGAGGAGTGCTTACGACTCTTCGAACGTCATTCTACATATGGCCGCAACCGAGGCCCGATCTACAACTGGCGATGGTTTCTCCTCGTCAAGGACGAGGTCATGATGCTGAGGGAGCGTATTGCTTTCTTGAACATAAAACTTTCGGTAGCCTTCAAGGCTCTAGAAAT TGAGACCAGTGATGGCACTCGGAGGCTGATTGTAGGGGTCGGCGAGCTACTCCTACAACGTTTTGACTTGCTTGAGGCGAGACTATCGGTAATGCTCGGCCAGCCCCGGCCAGCCGAGCCGGAGCGGGTCCTTGAAATTCCACAGCCCTTGGAGGATTTGTTGGTGGCCATTGCCATCTCGAAACACGGAAGTCTAAGCAGCATGCCCCTCGCACAAGGCATAGATGAAACCATCTTCTATCTTGATAGGGCCACATGCTGGCACGCTAGGAGAAGAGTCGAGCAACCCACCGAGCAGATCCTGGCATCGCAGATTGCCAACATGATCCGAGCTTACTGGACACTTCAGGCCACTAGGTCGGGCAATGAATGCATGGAAGTCTCCTCCAGGGCGACTATTGATGACTTGGAGGCACACTTTCCGCGTCTTGGCATGACGGTGCAGAGATATTTGCACAAGCTAGGAGAG AGGATATTCGATGCTCATGATGCACTGGCTCAGAATGGAAGTCAGGTCCCGACATGGGCTCAGGTGCGAGATGCTTTACACAGGGAACAGCATAGCTGGGATGAGCATTGTGGTTGGAGGCCACCACAGCATGACGAGAACGATCCCAGGAGGGGCGAGAAGATCTTCACCTG TCGTTTGCAAGATCACAATACTGCCGAGCAATATCTGGAGATATGGCAACACGACGCAAAGAATAACCAACAACTGACAATGATCATATGTGTAGCCAACAGAGACACAGTCTACCAGGTCGACCGCACAAGTCTCATGGTGATACCATCGGATGATTCGCTGGTTCAAGGCAACGACTTTTATTCCATAATCGTAAATCCCAGCCACCTGGGTGGACAAGCTGGCTTTAGGTTGGCGTTTCACACCAAGGGCGCCCTCTTTGACTTGCAGCAATTCTTTACCGGTTACAGAGTGGTTGATGATCTTTTTGGAGCCAAGATAATTCTGCAGCAAGCAGAAGGGGTCCTGCGAGGAACACAACGGCGAAGCACAGGACGGGTGCAGCTATGGTCTTCGACTGTTAGACCGACTGGCCGAGCCTTGCCAAAAGAAATTctgacctcctccacgaGCACCTTGAGAAATCTACCTGGCATGGGTTTCAACCCGAGCACGCCGCCCCCAGTTTTGCCTCCACTGGGTTCTTTCTCGAGGCTGACCCTGTCACAAGAGCCTGCCCTAACCCCCGCAACTAGTCCAACCAGTTCCAGCCAGAGTGTTGAGACACCGCCCCCAATCATGTCTTCATTCCAGCAAACGCCTTTCCCTAACGGCAACAACAGATTCTCAGGAAACAGCTGCAATTCCAACTCCTTCTGGCAACACCCCATGCTCCTGGCTCAAGTCGGTGGGGCAACTCAGTCATCGCCCGTTCCTCAACGCTATTCAACTCAAAGTGACGATTTTCAAACCACGTTAACCTCCCCCGTTTCGCCAGTCCAGAGGTCCAATGCAAACACCAACCGCCCGCTTCCGCGGCGCCCATCAGTCGCATTTTCCGTAACATCTCAATCTTCAGCGGTCTCCGTCGCAAGCACCACCCAGTCCGCTGCTATGATTCAAGTGGGACCTCGAGGAACCATGGGATGCATCATTCAGGCTCCTGAGCCACCCCGCTTGGTGCTCTTCATCAGAGGAAGAACATCAGCAGAGCCAAGTAGTCTGTTGGCCATTGACA TCAATTCAAATATTCGAATCAACCCGGACCTCTGCAAATGCCGCCAGGGACGGTCTGAACATCCTCAAGCACGCCAACAAGTAGCTCCATCACAGTGCTGCCAAGTCGTGCTTCAGCCTGCGGGAGGACGAGACAAAATCTATGCCAAGGAGACAGCCGCTCCCGAAGACACGAAAAGTGTTAACaataagaagaagaacaacgGGGGCGGGACAGAAGGGGTCTCAACGTGGAATCTGGCCAGTGCTGGCAGGTTTCAACAGTACAATGATTTGAGCAAGGGTGGTATGAAGCAGGTCAAGAAATTGAAGCTTGTGACTATTGAGTTTGGCAGTGTCCAAG CTCGGCAGCGGTTCGTTACAAACTTTAACGACTTGAAGGAGCTGTACTCGAAGTATGCGGTGGTATGA
- the FNT1 gene encoding NB-ARC domain and tetratricopeptide repeat-containing NOD-like receptor (COG:Z; EggNog:ENOG503NWHJ), producing MSERIPSTNAMARAGQHVEQCFGNAEASHGGLLFQGHLNGSLHIHHETRAKQHAAQRIIPFPRNEDVVDRYVFAALDRLLPPSPDYQSAALWGLGGSGKTQIALEYAYRRSRDPACSVFWVHADNETTFTQDYKVIAKRLGLADGLDGPELLMAVRERIEASPCWLLILDNADNIAVFGVGRTQSSRDQGQDTEEKQSLYDFVPRGPAGTVLWTSRDKRISGSLVGGRRAINVASMTEGEAKILLETVMCREIAEEESHNTMALLAELDLLPLAVSQAAAYMGRTATPIGEYLSKLKRRIKRWQLLSETEFDRHRRADVSNSVMQTWGISIEHIRQENQMAYNILHSLAFVDNQNIPLELVAKAAEMMARPTRYEKTTSAKSVCIKDQDEHQDEHQDDDDKVLAAVVLLQHFSFLRPRTSGERYGAYEMHKLVQEATQYSLSQEDRRTDQWHFSEVALRAATSLFPETRRELWEECERYLRHAQLAAGWAGLCRGGVEAAALLTRVSDYLYDRGRWGEREPVDLRAYEYRRELLGDKHPDTIWSMAHLAATYLAQGRYEEAEKNYMEVLALQRDVLGDKHPDTIWSMAHLAITYHAQRRHEEAEKNYMEVLALRRDVLGDKHPDTIRSMAHLAATYHTLGRYKEAEKNYMEVLALQRNVLGNKHPDTIRTMADLAATYHNQGRYKEAEKNYMEVLALQRDVLGDKHPDTIRSMAYLAATYHAQGRYKEAEKIKVEVLVLRRNVLGDKHPHTIWSMAHLAITYLAQGRYEEAEKNYMEVLALQRDVLGDKHPNTLQAIHNRARRPEALAIIQDCFQLQRKVLGQAHPSAQRSLRALNLWGPDKKKSSRLITSEL from the exons ATGTCCGAGAGAATTCCGTCAACTAACGCAATGGCGCGGGCGGGACAACATGTGGAGCAGTGCTTTGGGAATGCGGAAGCTTCCCACGGCGGCTTGCTGTTCCAGGGTCACCTTAACGGATCTCTCCACATCCATC ACGAAACACGGGCGAAACAGCACGCTGCGCAGCGGATTATCCCGTTCCCGCGCAATGAGGACGTAGTGGACCGCTACGTCTTCGCCGCGCTCGACCGGCTTCTACCCCCTTCGCCCGACTATCAGAGCGCGGCGCTCTGGGGTCTCGGCGGCTCCGG CAAAACGCAGATTGCGCTCGAGTATGCCTACCGCCGGAGCCGTGACCCCGCCTGCTCTGTGTTCTGGGTCCACGCCGACAACGAGACGACATTTACGCAGGACTACAAGGTAATTGCGAAGAGGCTGGGCCTGGCGGATGGTCTGGATGGTCCGGAGCTGTTAATGGCCGTGCGTGAGCGGATCGAGGCGAGCCCGTGCTGGCTGCTTATTCTCGATAACGCCGACAACATCGCTGTGTTTGGGGTGGGCCGGACACAATCAAGCAGAGACCAAGGTCAGGACACAGAAGAGAAGCAAAGTCTGTATGATTTCGTGCCCCGGGGCCCCGCAGGGACGGTGCTGTGGACAAGTCGTGATAAGCGGATCAGCGGCAGCCTTGTGGGCGGCCGACGAGCGATCAATGTCGCTAGCATgacggagggagaggcgAAGATATTGCTCGAAACGGTCATGTGTAGAGAgattgccgaggaggagtccCACAACACTATGGCGCTACTTGCCGAGCTCGACTTGCTCCCGCTCGCGGTATCACAGGCGGCAGCATATATGGGAAGGACGGCCACCCCAATCGGCGAGTATTTATCAAAGCTAAAGAGACGTATAAAGAGATGGCAACTGCTCAGCGAGACGGAGTTCGACCGACACCGCAGAGCGGATGTGTCGAACAGCGTCATGCAGACGTGGGGTATCTCAATCGAGCACATCCGACAGGAGAACCAGATGGCCTACAATATCCTCCACTCGCTTGCATTTGTAGATAACCAAAACATCccgttggagttggtggcgAAGGCAGCCGAGATGATGGCAAGACCGACCAGATATGAAAAAACCACAAGCGCGAAGTCCGTATGCATCAAGGACCAGGACGAGCACCAAGATGAGCATcaggacgatgatgacaaAGTCCTAGCAGCAGTGGTTCTTCTACAACACTTTTCGTTCCTACGTCCGCGCACGTCCGGCGAACGGTACGGGGCCTACGAGATGCACAAACTCGTGCAGGAGGCTACACAGTATAGCTTAAGCCAAGAGGATCGGCGGACGGACCAATGGCATTTTTCGGAGGTAGCTCTTCGTGCTGCCACATCTCTATTTCCGGAGACGCGACGAGAATTATGGGAAGAGTGTGAGAGATATCTCAGACATGCGCAGCTTGCGGCCGGATGGGCCGGGTTGTGTAGGGGTGGGGTAGAGGCAGCGGCGCTGTTGACTCGAGTGTCGGACTATCTGTATGACcgtgggaggtggggagaGCGGGAGCCTGTGGACCTAAGAGCCTATGAATATCGGAGGGAACTTCTCGGCGACAAGCATCCTGACACGATCTGGAGTATGGCGCATCTGGCCGCCACATACCTTGCTCAGGGGAGgtatgaggaggcggagaagaattACATGGAAGTGCTGGCACTACAGCGCGACGTTCTCGGCGACAAGCATCCTGACACGATCTGGAGTATGGCGCATCTGGCCATCACATACCATGCTCAGAGGAGGcatgaggaggcggagaagaattACATGGAAGTGCTAGCACTACGGCGCGACGTTCTCGGCGACAAACATCCTGACACGATCAGGAGTATGGCGCATCTGGCCGCCACATACCATACTCTGGGGAGGTATAAAGAAGCGGAGAAGAATTACATGGAAGTGCTGGCACTACAGCGCAACGTTCTCGGCAACAAACATCCTGACACGATCAGGACTATGGCGGATCTGGCCGCCACATACCATAATCAGGGGAGGTATAAAGAAGCGGAGAAGAATTACATGGAAGTGCTGGCACTACAGCGCGACGTTCTCGGCGACAAGCATCCTGACACGATCAGGAGTATGGCGTATCTGGCCGCCACATACCATGCTCAGGGGAGGTATAAAGAAGCGGAGAAAATTAAAGTCGAAGTGCTGGTACTGCGGCGCAACGTTCTCGGCGACAAGCATCCTCACACGATCTGGAGTATGGCGCATCTGGCCATCACATACCTTGCTCAGGGGAGgtatgaggaggcggagaagaattACATGGAAGTGCTGGCACTGCAGCGCGACGTTCTCGGCGACAAGCATCCTAACACTCTCCAGGCCATACACAACCGCGCC CGACGTCCTGAAGCGTTAGCTATAATTCAGGACTGTTTCCAGTTGCAGCGCAAGGTGCTGGGCCAAGCTCATCCCTCTGCCCAAAGATCTTTACGCGCCTTGAATTTATGGGGGccggacaagaagaaaagctcTCGT CTCATCACATCAGAGCTATGA
- a CDS encoding hypothetical protein (COG:E; EggNog:ENOG503NXDH), giving the protein MYQQTATAEPDPSTGFGFNQAQPPPEAPDWAPGLDPQDQQALYEAREDHDAIVEEIPSEKDSLGRFSVLCLIFNRMIGSGIFNASSQIFYNTQSVAVTLLLWLFGVAVALSGIILYIELGLTVPRWQRPDGTKISTPRSGGELPYLNYFLKLPRFLATCLFGVSFLVFGNTATNSIAFAAAVLQASDTSQTAGRMVAIALAVNTFSCLLHSMSRKWGIRLNNVLGSLKVTMLVIMVIFGLRWLNLDVARDNFDSSTSLKRADNTQWGVYKYAEAMIYAIFPFGGFHQANYVLAEIKAPHKNFARTSGYGVLFICCLFMTITILYAANIPKADLFTADLDIAFNFFKRTVGSGVAESKIKAACGSLRALSAIGNVIVFTFTAARVKQEVAKEGVLPGSIYLASSYEFTFRHGFRRIPDHQAGGFLHTEKSPAAALALHWTVTSVLILAAMLSTDSVVFSHLPGYSLLLMAYAYGLDVIWFSCIGVGMLYLRLWPGSNWRYKSPIPHVVGVIAAVIFTVTNIVPLVMIWVYDPAQRYIAHSSDRVDWFAPQMTAMAVLVAAALYWVGFRVWLWQKRVREGVVWEVVRTPIFWAGSQGQGQAQQQGGAQGQPQLVQIYEIIRFKWRVWTGDEEEGRGSGKPEGPQQGGFWEGEVPVDDSYGNGGGGYATGNNYGSGSGNVLNQNQQQGYQGHGQKY; this is encoded by the exons ATGTATCAACAAACAGCCACGGCCGAGCCGGATCCGAGCACAGGATTTGGCTTCAATCAggctcaacctccaccagagGCCCCAGACTGGGCCCCAGGATTGGAtccccaagatcaacaagctcTTTATGAAGCAAGAGAAGACCATGACGCCATTGTCGAAGAGATCCCATCAGAGAAAGACAGTCTGGGTCGCTTCTCGGTACTCTGCCTGATATTCAACCGCATGATCGGATCTGGAATCTTCAACGCTTCGTCGCAGATTTTCTACAATACCCAGAGTGTTGCCGTTACCCTACTGCTGTGGCTTTTCGGTGTTGCTGTCGCCTTATCGGGTATCATTCTCTATATCGAGTTGGGCTTGACAGTCCCAAGGTGGCAGAGACCGGATGGTACAAAGATTTCAACCCCAAGAAGTGGAGGTGAACTGCCCTAT TTGAACTACTTCCTCAAACTTCCTCGGTTTCTGGCCACATGTCTGTTCGGAGTATCCTTCCTTGTCTTTGGCAACACGGCGACCAACTCGAttgcttttgctgctgccgtcctTCAGGCATCAGACACCAGCCAAACAGCCGGCCGAATGGTGGCCATTGCTCTGGCTGTCAATACCTTCTCTTGTCTACTCCACAGCATGTCTCGAAAATGGGGTATCCGTCTCAACAACGTTTTAGGCTCTCTTAAAGTGACTATGCTTGTCATCATGGTCATCTTTGGACTTCGTTGGCTAAATCTGGATGTGGCAAGAGACAACTTTGATTCGAGCACATCCTTGAAGAGAGCCGATAACACTCAATGGGGAGTTTACAAGTATGCAGAGGCAATGATCTACGCAATTTTCCCTTTTGGCGGATTTCATCAGGCCAACTAC GTTCTGGCTGAGATCAAGGCACCGCACAAGAACTTTGCCCGAACATCGGGTTACGGAGTGCTGTTTATTTGCTGCCTCTTTATGACCATCACCATTCTCTAT GCCGCCAACATCCCCAAAGCAGACCTCTTCACAGCTGACCTCGACATTGCCTTCAATTTCTTCAAGCGCACCGTCGGGTCTGGCGTTGCTGAAAGCAAAATCAAGGCCGCCTGCGGCTCGCTCCGCGCCCTATCTGCTATCGGGAACGTCATTGTTTTCACTTTCACCGCCGCCCGTGTCAAGCAAGAAGTTGCCAAGGAAGGTGTTCTCCCTGGCAGCATTTATCTTGCTTCTTCCTATGAGTTCACCTTTCGCCATGGGTTCAGACGCATCCCAGACCATCAAGCCGGTGGGTTCTTGCATACGGAAAAGTCACCCGCTGCAGCTTTGGCGTTGCACTGGACTGTTACTTCTGTTCTAATCCTTGCCGCCATGTTGTCGACTGACAGTGTGGTGTTCTCGCATCTACCGGGTTATTCGCTTCTGTTGATGGCGTATGCTTACGGCCTGGATGTGATTTGGTTTTCGTGTATTGGGGTGGGGATGCTGTATCTTCGTTTGTGGCCTGGATCAAACTGGCGGTACAAGTCCCCCATTCCGCATGTCGTGGGGGTCATTGCGGCGGTCATCTTTACTGTTACCAACATTGTGCCGCTTGTCATGATTTGGGTCTATGATCCTGCGCAGAGATATATTGCTCACTCGAGTGACAGGGTGGATTGGTTTGCGCCGCAGATGACTGCCATGGCAGTATTAGTAGCGGCGGCACTCTACTGGGTTGGCTTTAGGGTTTGGCTGTGGCAAAAGAGGGTGAGAGAGGGAGTtgtgtgggaggtggtgaggacgcCTATCTTTTGGGCTGGATCACAAGGGCAAGGTCAAGCTCAGCAGCAAGGGGGTGCTCAGGGGCAGCCGCAGCTGGTGCAGATTTATGAGATCATTCGGTTCAAGTGGAGGGTTTGGActggggatgaggaagagggtcgGGGGTCCGGGAAGCCGGAGGGACCGCAGCAGGGAGGGttctgggagggggaggtgccAGTGGATGATAGTTATGGGaatgggggtggagggtatGCTACTGGGAACAACtatgggagtgggagtgggaacGTGCTGAACCAGAACCAACAACAGGGGTATCAGGGTCACGGGCAGAAGTATTAA